The genomic window ATCGGCCGCGCGGCCGGCGCATCACGCCGACTGCACGCCCCCGCCCCGCTGCGAGACCCCCTGCGGCCCATGGCGAACGCAGGCTGGTGCTTTGCAACGCCCTGGAGTTCGGGGCGTATTCCCGGGAGGGTGAGGCTCCCGCCGAGCCGCGCGGGGGCTCGGCGGGAGCCTCGCCCTCCCGAAGATCATACCGTGGCGGCGCACCGCGGCGGGGCCTCCCACGTGAGGAGGCGCCGCCCGGCCACTACCCAGAGACCAGGGAGTTGGGCATGTGCAGAATCGTCGCCTACCTCGGCCCGCCGCTGACGCTCTCCCGGCTGCTCCACGACGCCCCCCACGGGCTCACGGACCAGAGCCGCAACGCCCGGCTCATGCACGACTCCTCCGTCGCCGGAGACGGCTGGGGCGTCGGCTGGTTCGGCCCCGACGAGGGGGCCGGGCCGGGGCTGCTGAAGAGCATCCTGCCTCTGTGGTCGGACGAGAACGGCAAGACCATGCCTCACGCGATCGCGTCGGGCTCGATCGTGGGGCACGTCCGCTACGCCGCGCCGAACGTCGAGACCTGCTTCACCAACACGCCGCTGTTCGTGATGGACGGGCTCCTCTGGACGGTCAACGGGGCGATCGAGCCGTGGCCGGGCCCGATCTCCCGGGCCCTCCGCGGGCTGCTGGACTCCGACCACGAGGCGGACCTGCGTGGCTCGACCGACGGGGAAATGCTCGGCGCCCTCTGGCGGACGAACTTCCGGCGCGCGGGCGGGAGCGATGCCGCCGGCGCGATCCGGGCGACGCTCCGCCAGGCGCGGGACGTCGTCCGCGAGCATCGCGGCACAATCATGATCAACCTCCTCCTCGTGGGCCGCGGGCGCGGCGTCGCCGTGCGGTACGCCGAGTCGGGCGAGCCCAACACGCTATTCACCTGCAAGGGTGAGGGCCGCTGGCAAGGCGGGACGCTGGTCGCCTCCGAGCCCCTGGACGACGAGCCCGGCTGGGACGAGGTGGGCCCCCAGGGCCTCGTCCGGTTCGACGGCTCGGGCGTCGAGGTCGAGCCCCTCGGGCTGGATGAGATCGAGGCCGATAGCGAGGTCCGCGCTCAAGCGGGGTCGGCCAACGGCCACGGAGCCCGGGCCTCCGGCTCGTGAGACGGCCCCGGGCCGCCCGGACGCGGCCCGCCGGTCGGCGGGATCCGGCATCACCGGTCGGAGACGCGGCCGTTCCCCCGGCCCGCCATGTGATTCGCCTTGCCGATGTCCACCAGGCGGTCGCGCACGCCCCCCTGGCGGTCCTGGGCGTCCTGGCTCTCCTTCTGCTCCCGCGACTGCTCCGCGGCGACCCCCAGCGACTCATGGGGCCGCCCCCCCTTGTCCGCCGTATCTCCCGCCGGCGGCGGGCCGGGGATCGCCTCGGTCAGCTCGTGATGCAGCATGTCTCCGGACATGGTGCCGCACCTCCTGTTCGGGCCTCGGTGGGCCGGCGGAGGCCGCGAAGCGGCCGGGTCGCCGGCGTGCGGTTGCGATCTCGGGAAGTGCAACCGGCGTGCCCGACCGCAAGGCTGTTTCCTTTAATTTATTTATAATTGCCTACCTCGATTCAAGTCGCGGCGATTTGGCCTGCGGTCTGCTCGGATCCTGGCTCCGGTGGCCGGGCGGGCGTCCGCCGGGCATGCCCGATCGGGATTCTCTGTCGGATTCGCGAGGGGAGCGACATCAATGCGTATGAATCAGGCCCTGCGTGCCGCGGCCGGCTCCTGGGCGGCGGCCTTGCTGATCGTCGGCTGCGGAGGCCAGGGCGATAACGTGGGCGACCGCACGGGAGGCAACACGACCCCGCCGGCCGGCACGGGCGTCGGCGGGCGGGGCGACACCGGAGGCACCGGCACCACGACGGGCACGACGGGCACCGGCACCAGCGGCGCGACGGGCAGCAGCAGCATCGGCTCATCCGGGGCGACGGGAACGGGCGGCGGCGGCTCGATGAACTCCGGCTCCCCCGCCGGCGGGCCCGCCGGCGCCGGGGGCAGCACCTCGGGCGCCGGCGGCACGGCCGGCGCGGGCGGGGCGTCCGGGGCCAGCGGCGGCACCTCCGGGCCCGGCGGCACCTCCGGCTCCGCCGGTACCTCCGGCTCCGCCGGCAGCGGCGCCGGGGCGGGCGGCAGCAGCGCCTCGCCCGGCGCCGGCGCGACCGACACCTCGAAAGGCCCCCATTGATCGGGCCCCGATCGAGCGGCCCGGCACCCGTGCCGTGAATTCCCCAGCGCGAGGGGGGCCGAAGCCTCGGCTCCCCTCGCCAGGCGTCGCACCGCCCGCGGCCCGCGCATCCGGCCTGCGGGCGCGATCGCCGCCCGGAAAGGCATTCTTCCCGGACCGGCCGCCCGGCTAGGATAGGGCGGTCGTTCGGTCCACGAATCGGGGGGATGCCTGGCCATGACGCAAGCGGAAGGTCGCGGGGTCGATCGTCGGGAGTTCCTCCGCGCGGGCATGGCGGCCGCGGCCGCCGTCGCGGCGTCGCCGGGCGCGGCCATGGCCGCGAGGCCCCCGATCCAGGAGGTCGCCGAGGCCATCCTGGAGGAGTACGTCCGCGACGTCCTGCCGCTGATGGTCGCGTCCAACGAGGCCTCGTGGGCGGCCTCCACGGACGTCTCCGAGGCGCACTCCGCCGCGCAGGCGGAGGCCATGCAGAGGCTCTACGAGAAGGCCGGCGCCCGCCGCGTCATCGAGGAGACCGCCCGCCTTCTCGGCCAGAAGGACCAGCTCGACGACCTCACCGTCCGTCAGCTCGAGAAGGTCCGCCTCGCCGCCGCCGAGTCCCCCGGCACGCTGCCCGACGTCGTCAAGGCCCGCACCGAGGCCGAGGCGAAGCAATCCGCCGCGCAGGATGGATTCGCCTACACGCTGAGGCGCGACGGCAAGCCGGACGAGCACCCCACCGCCAACGACATCGACCGCGTCCTCGTCAATTCGAAGGACCTGGGCGAGCGGCTCGCCTACTGGGAGGTCTCCAAGTCCATCGGCGCGCCCCTGCGGCCGGGCATCCTCAAGCTCCGCGACCTCCGCAACCAGCTCGCCCGCGCCATGGGCTTCGACGACTTCTTCGCCCTCCAGGTCGCCGACTACGGCATGACCACCGCGGAGATGGTCGCCCTCTGCGACCGGCTCGCCGCCGAGGTCAGGCCGCTCTACGAGCAGCTCCACACCTGGGCGAAGCACGCGCTCGCGAAGCGGTACGGCGTGGACGCGCCCGCCGGCAAGATCCCGGCGCACTGGCTGCCCAACCGCTGGGGCCAGAACTGGCCCAGCCTGGTGGAGGGCGTGGACATGGACGCCCCGTTCAAGGGCAAGCCGAAGGAGTACATCGCCGAGCAGGCCGAGCGGTTCTACGCCTCGCTCGGGTTCCCGAAGCTGCCGCAGTCGTTCTGGCGGAAGTCCGACCTGTACCCGGCCGACCCGAAGTCCGGCCGGAAGAAGAACAGCCACGCGAGCGCCTGGCACATCGACCTCCGCGAGGACGTCCGCAGCCTGATGTCCATCGAGCCGGACAACCGCTGGTTCACCACGGCGCACCACGAGCTCGGGCATATTTATTACTACATCAGCTACTCCCGCCCGGAGGTCCCCTACCTGCTCCGAGCGGGGGCCAACCGGGCCTTCCACGAGGGCATCGGCGACCTCATCGGCCTGGCCGCCGGGCAGCGCCCGTACCTCAAGTCGGTCGGGCTGCTGACGCCGGAGGCGGAGAAGGCCCCGGCGATCACCTTCCTGTTGGACACGGCGCTCGACGGCTCGTCCGCCGTCTTCCTCCCGTTCGCCGCCGGCACGATGACCCACTTCGAGCGCGACTTCTACGCCGGCAAGATCGGCGACGAGAAGCTCAACGAGGGCTGGTGGCGGCACGTCGGCCATTTCCAGGGGATCGCCCCGCCCGGCGACCGCCCGGAGGCCCTCTGCGACGCGGCGACCAAGACGCACATCAACGACGACCCCGCGCAATACTATGACTACGCGATCGGCACCGTGATCAAGTTCCAGCTCCACGACCACATCGCCCGCGAGATCCTCAGGCAGGACCCGCGCGAGTGCAACTACTTCGGCGATGAGAAGGTCGGCGACTTCCTCAGGGGGATCCTGCGCCTGGGCGCCACGAGGGACTGGAACGCCGTCCTCCGCGAGGCGACCGGCGAGGGCCTCACCGCCCGGCCGCTCGTCGCCTACTTCGAGCCGCTCATGGAGTGGCTCCGGAAGGAGAACGCGGGCCGCGAGGTGGGATGGAGCTGATCGCGCCGATTCGTCCTGCTCGTCATCACGCCGCCCCGATCGGAGGCCTGCCGTGTCCGAACCGTCGCCCGCCGATGGCCCGCTGGTGCCGATCTCCTGCCGGGTGGAACGCGCGGTCTGGGAGGCGATCGAGGCCCGCCTCGAGGGGTCGAATGGCTCGCTCGACGACCTGGTGAACTCCGCGCTGGCGGACTACCTCCAGGTCGGGCGGAGCACGCTCTACCAGCTCTCCACGGCCGGCGCGCTGGTCGAGGGGATCTACCGGGGCGAGATGACGGTGGCCCGGCTGCGGGGCCACGGCGACCTCGGGCTCGGGACGTTCGAGGGGCTCGACGGCGAGATGGTCGTCGTGGACGGGCACTTCTACCAGGTCCGCTCCGACGGCATGGTCTCCGAGGTGGCCGACGGCGTCAGCAGCCCCTACGCCGTGCTCACGAAGTTCGACCCCGGCGTGCCCACGCCGCTGTCCAACTGCTCCAGCCTGGCGGACCTGGAGGGGGAGCT from Aquisphaera giovannonii includes these protein-coding regions:
- a CDS encoding class II glutamine amidotransferase, coding for MCRIVAYLGPPLTLSRLLHDAPHGLTDQSRNARLMHDSSVAGDGWGVGWFGPDEGAGPGLLKSILPLWSDENGKTMPHAIASGSIVGHVRYAAPNVETCFTNTPLFVMDGLLWTVNGAIEPWPGPISRALRGLLDSDHEADLRGSTDGEMLGALWRTNFRRAGGSDAAGAIRATLRQARDVVREHRGTIMINLLLVGRGRGVAVRYAESGEPNTLFTCKGEGRWQGGTLVASEPLDDEPGWDEVGPQGLVRFDGSGVEVEPLGLDEIEADSEVRAQAGSANGHGARASGS
- the budA gene encoding acetolactate decarboxylase, encoding MSEPSPADGPLVPISCRVERAVWEAIEARLEGSNGSLDDLVNSALADYLQVGRSTLYQLSTAGALVEGIYRGEMTVARLRGHGDLGLGTFEGLDGEMVVVDGHFYQVRSDGMVSEVADGVSSPYAVLTKFDPGVPTPLSNCSSLADLEGELDRLRTSDNLFYAIRVDGVFSSVRTRAVPRTADGVPLVQAAASQPEFHLADVRGTIVGFWSPAYFKTLTVPGYHLHFLNEDRNAGGHLLDCAGRELVARIERESNLRLTLPHTGAFLDADFARDSSDDLRRAETAPGGHADA
- a CDS encoding M2 family metallopeptidase; its protein translation is MTQAEGRGVDRREFLRAGMAAAAAVAASPGAAMAARPPIQEVAEAILEEYVRDVLPLMVASNEASWAASTDVSEAHSAAQAEAMQRLYEKAGARRVIEETARLLGQKDQLDDLTVRQLEKVRLAAAESPGTLPDVVKARTEAEAKQSAAQDGFAYTLRRDGKPDEHPTANDIDRVLVNSKDLGERLAYWEVSKSIGAPLRPGILKLRDLRNQLARAMGFDDFFALQVADYGMTTAEMVALCDRLAAEVRPLYEQLHTWAKHALAKRYGVDAPAGKIPAHWLPNRWGQNWPSLVEGVDMDAPFKGKPKEYIAEQAERFYASLGFPKLPQSFWRKSDLYPADPKSGRKKNSHASAWHIDLREDVRSLMSIEPDNRWFTTAHHELGHIYYYISYSRPEVPYLLRAGANRAFHEGIGDLIGLAAGQRPYLKSVGLLTPEAEKAPAITFLLDTALDGSSAVFLPFAAGTMTHFERDFYAGKIGDEKLNEGWWRHVGHFQGIAPPGDRPEALCDAATKTHINDDPAQYYDYAIGTVIKFQLHDHIAREILRQDPRECNYFGDEKVGDFLRGILRLGATRDWNAVLREATGEGLTARPLVAYFEPLMEWLRKENAGREVGWS